The Henckelia pumila isolate YLH828 unplaced genomic scaffold, ASM3356847v2 CTG_461:::fragment_3, whole genome shotgun sequence genome window below encodes:
- the LOC140871745 gene encoding caffeic acid 3-O-methyltransferase 1, protein MQLMEQSGNEEEACLFAMQLASASVLPMVLKSAIDLNLLELIKKAGSFVSPAQLAAQIPTTNPEAHVMLDRILRLLASYSVVNCRLRTRPDGGLERLYGLEPVCQFLTKNDDGVSMAPLVLMNQDKVLIESWFHLKDAVLDGGIPFNKAYGMTAFEYHGTDPRFNKVFNQGMSNHSTIIMRKILEKYEGFHGLKSIVDVGGGTGATLNMIISKYPTIKGFNFDLPHVVEDAPSYPGVEHVGGDMFVSVPKGDAIFMKWICHDWSDEHCHKILKKCHEALPENGKVILAECVLPDAPDTGLSTKNTVHVDVIMLAHNPGGKERTEKEFEGLAKGAGFRGFQKVCCAYNSWIMELHK, encoded by the exons ATGCAATTAATGGAACAATCGGGTAATGAGGAAGAAGCGTGTCTGTTCGCCATGCAGCTGGCCAGCGCTTCTGTGCTTCCTATGGTACTCAAATCCGCCATTGATCTCAACCTCTTGGAACTCATCAAGAAAGCTGGTTCATTCGTCTCTCCGGCTCAACTCGCCGCCCAAATCCCCACCACCAACCCGGAGGCGCACGTCATGCTGGACAGGATCCTGCGCTTGCTGGCCAGCTACTCCGTCGTCAACTGCCGCCTCAGGACGCGGCCCGACGGCGGGCTCGAGCGGTTGTATGGCCTGGAGCCGGTGTGCCAGTTCTTGACTAAGAACGATGATGGGGTCTCTATGGCTCCTTTGGTGCTCATGAATCAAGATAAGGTCCTCATCGAAAGCTG GTTCCACCTTAAAGATGCTGTTCTTGATGGAGGGATCCCCTTTAACAAGGCCTATGGAATGACAGCATTTGAGTACCATGGAACAGACCCTAGATTTAACAAGGTCTTTAATCAGGGAATGTCTAATCATTCAACCATTATTATGAGGAAAATCCTTGAGAAATATGAAGGATTCCATGGCCTTAAGTCCATCGTGGACGTCGGCGGTGGCACCGGGGCGACTCTCAATATGATCATTTCTAAGTATCCAACTATCAAGGGCTTCAATTTTGATTTGCCCCATGTTGTTGAAGATGCTCCATCTTATCCAG GTGTGGAGCATGTTGGTGGGGATATGTTTGTGAGTGTGCCAAAAGGAGATGCCATTTTCATGAaa TGGATTTGTCACGATTGGAGCGATGAACACTGCCacaaaatattgaagaaatgcCACGAAGCGCTTCCTGAAAACGGAAAAGTTATACTAGCAGAGTGCGTTCTGCCGGACGCCCCGGATACAGGGCTGTCCACCAAGAACACAGTCCATGTTGATGTGATTATGTTGGCTCATAACCCTGGTGGTAAGGAAAGGACGGAGAAGGAATTCGAGGGGCTCGCCAAAGGGGCTGGATTTAGAGGATTTCAGAAAGTTTGTTGTGCTTATAATTCTTGGATCATGGAACTTCATAAATGA
- the LOC140871809 gene encoding protein TRANSPARENT TESTA GLABRA 1-like: MVIYNSIDSSSHFLVFNFPKPSPMASSIQLESPFISETCCVTYDSPFPIYAMAFSAADRRHIAVGSFVEERNNRVDILSFDDEINSMKSIPSLSVPHPYPPTKLMFHPSPAAAAAANLLASSGDHLRLWEIQAASIEPKSTLSNTKTSSDYCGPLTSFDWNELEPRRIGTSSLDTTCTIWDVEKGVVETQLIAHDKEVYDIAWREAGVFGSVSGDGSVRLFDLRHKERSTILYESPRPESQLLRLAWNKQDLRYVATLLMDSNKMVILDSRHPKAAVAELERHQGCVNAIAWAPHSCGHLCSGGDDGLALLWDLLIPAGPIPIPIDPVSMYSAGAEINQLHWSASHPDWIAIALENKIQMLKV, encoded by the coding sequence ATGGTTATATATAATTCAATCGATTCTTCGTCCCATTTTCTCGTTTTTAATTTTCCCAAGCCAAGCCCGATGGCTAGTTCGATCCAATTAGAATCCCCCTTCATATCCGAGACCTGCTGCGTCACCTATGACTCACCGTTTCCCATATACGCAATGGCTTTCTCCGCCGCCGACCGCCGCCACATCGCCGTCGGGAGTTTCGTGGAAGAGAGAAACAACCGTGTCGACATTCTATCTTTCGACGATGAAATCAATTCCATGAAATCAATACCTTCACTCTCAGTCCCTCACCCCTACCCCCCAACCAAACTCATGTTCCACCCCTCACCTgcagccgccgccgccgccaacCTCCTCGCTTCCTCCGGCGACCACCTACGCCTCTGGGAAATCCAGGCTGCTTCCATCGAACCCAAGTCCACGCTCAGCAACACCAAAACTAGTAGCGACTACTGCGGCCCTTTAACTTCATTCGATTGGAACGAGCTGGAGCCCCGTCGCATCGGGACTTCGAGCCTCGACACCACCTGCACCATATGGGATGTGGAAAAGGGCGTCGTGGAAACCCAACTGATCGCCCACGACAAAGAAGTGTACGACATCGCCTGGCGCGAGGCAGGAGTGTTTGGATCGGTTTCGGGCGACGGTTCGGTCCGACTTTTCGATCTGAGGCACAAGGAGCGGTCCACGATCCTTTACGAAAGCCCGCGGCCGGAATCGCAGCTTTTGAGGTTGGCTTGGAACAAGCAAGATTTGAGGTACGTGGCGACTTTATTGATGGATAGCAACAAGATGGTGATATTGGATAGCAGGCATCCTAAAGCGGCTGTGGCTGAATTGGAGAGGCACCAAGGGTGTGTGAATGCTATTGCTTGGGCGCCGCACAGTTGCGGTCATTTGTGTTCCGGTGGGGATGATGGGCTGGCGCTTCTTTGGGATCTGCTGATTCCTGCTGGCCCCATCCCCATCCCCATCGATCCCGTCTCCATGTACTCGGCAGGCGCCGAGATCAACCAGCTTCACTGGTCTGCGTCACACCCTGACTGGATTGCTATTGCCCTTGAAAATAAGATCCAGATGCTCAAGGTTTGA
- the LOC140872247 gene encoding uncharacterized protein, whose product MMSPPPPLPPPHETLYPHLKNHTSLPDVIFAAFSIFILFSTSPKPTSLFFLPNNKIAFPFNPRKLLKFHNMSLPLRKPPNPSRHPTPPFATPQSLSEWLRPRLPSDSFASWGVKPGTKNVHNLWLEIAEGETFLADSTPPVRKVEVVIVRIIRFDNKVLVESHQELSDGAVRYRSRPLSEKMKPGESVEAAVFRAVKEELGSIIKSTPCGNSNLVNLDNDHHSNNISGIVKILPGSYVKKVEERVSASYPGLPACYLLHTVDAEVEGLPEGEFSTEELNEYGNSDGTNSDAVSCKKHYWKWVDFDSL is encoded by the coding sequence ATGATGTCCCCGCCGCCGCCTCTGCCGCCGCCGCATGAGACGCTGTATCCGCACCTGAAGAATCATACGTCACTGCCTGACGTCATCTTCGCTGCCTTTTCTATCTTCATACTTTTCTCCACCTCCCCCAAACCAACCTCTTTATTTTTCCTCCCTAATAACAAAATCGCTTTCCCGTTCAACCCTCGCAAGCTTCTGAAATTCCACAACATGTCCCTCCCCTTGCGTAAACCTCCGAACCCTAGTCGCCACCCCACGCCGCCGTTCGCCACGCCGCAGTCTCTATCCGAGTGGCTCAGGCCTCGGCTACCCTCTGATTCATTCGCTTCCTGGGGTGTCAAGCCGGGGACTAAGAATGTTCATAACCTCTGGCTCGAAATTGCCGAAGGAGAGACGTTTTTAGCCGATTCCACCCCGCCGGTTCGGAAGGTTGAGGTTGTGATTGTTCGCATCATCCGATTTGACAATAAAGTGCTCGTCGAATCGCATCAGGAGCTTTCCGACGGCGCCGTCAGGTACCGATCCCGCCCCTTATCTGAGAAAATGAAGCCTGGAGAATCTGTCGAGGCCGCGGTTTTTCGAGCAGTGAAAGAGGAGCTGGGCTCCATCATAAAGTCTACGCCTTGTGGAAATTCTAATTTGGTGAATCTTGATAATGATCACCATTCTAACAATATCAGTGGCATCGTAAAAATTTTGCCTGGATCATACGTAAAGAAGGTGGAGGAGAGGGTTTCTGCATCGTATCCTGGTCTACCAGCTTGTTACCTATTGCATACAGTAGATGCTGAGGTAGAGGGCTTGCCAGAGGGAGAGTTTTCTACTGAGGAACTGAATGAATATGGAAATTCTGATGGGACGAATAGTGATGCTGTTTCGTGTAAAAAACACTACTGGAAGTGGGTCGATTTTGATTCACTCTGA
- the LOC140871706 gene encoding uncharacterized protein, producing MDCSSRHAEESESFDAMEQVSLAASGSLDDCHSFKNWEYDVWINSPQSVTERRRKFIRWMGLNSDGLEGDDFCKENIGRIMEDGGAVKKTPPSTENRFSSASIWSYNDLDSSMEVDLVDCISDNGSESVRNVIGLVEDEKNELQQSPKLFANGSAQTTTDKLKDRLLNRLRSISCMACSAVSDDNVRSNNETRIQRVKVRYSRRRMKKLSALFTGQDIAAHEGPILAMKFSHSGKYLASAGEDKFVRVWLVVEDDRSDLIDIPDADPSCVYFLVNNESELGPLQKDNANASKRLKKTQDSACVVFPPKVFRILEKPLHLFQGHKGDILDLSWSKNDCLLSASVDKTVRLWRVGVDHCLKVFSHNNYVTCIQFNPVNDDYFISGSIDGKVRIWTINGCQVVDWTETKEIITAISYRPDGQGGVIGSVTGTCQFFNISDNRLQFEAQMFFASKKKSPCKRVTGFQFLAHDPSKVLVTCANSQVRVIDGMDVIRKYKGIRNGGNQISASFTSDGKHIVSASEDSNVYMWNYTDPVSNSLSQPKSIRSFECFSSDASVVIPWPGLKIGNSENELRSRKYDQNSKNSLPFSLSAYFSSGGQEFFLDSNPRGSTTWPEEKLPVSHPRDMTSSMCKSQYKLLKSCCQSTSSTSHAWGLVLVTAGWDGKIRSFHNYGLPVPH from the exons ATGGACTGCTCGAGCCGTCATGCGGAAGAATCTGAGTCTTTTGACGCCATGGAGCAGGTTTCATTGGCGGCATCAGGTAGCCTTGATGATTGCCATAGTTTTAAGAATTGGGAATATGATGTGTGGATTAATAGTCCCCAGAGTGTGACGGAACGCCGTAGGAAATTCATTAGGTGGATGGGATTGAACTCAGATGGATTAGAAGGAGACGATTTctgtaaagaaaatattggtAGAATCATGGAGGATGGTGGAGCTGTCAAGAAAACACCACCGAGTACCGAAAACCGGTTTTCTTCGGCTTCCATTTGGTCTTACAATGATCTTGATTCGTCTATGGAGGTGGATTTAGTAGATTGTATAAGTGACAATGGTAGCGAGAGTGTACGCAATGTAATTGGATTAGTGGAAGATGAGAAAAACGAGTTGCAACAGTCTCCAAAGCTGTTTGCTAATGGCAGTGCACAAACAACAACGGATAAGTTGAAAGACAGGTTGTTGAATAGATTGCGGTCCATTTCTTGTATGGCGTGTAGCGCTGTAAGTGATGATAATGTGCGATCAAATAACGAAACTAGGATTCAGAGAGTCAAGGTTCGATATTCTCGGAGAAGGATGAAGAAACTCTCAGCCCTTTTCACAGGACAAGACATAGCAGCCCATGAGGGTCCAATTTTAGCTATGAAATTTAGTCACAGTGGGAAGTACCTGGCCAGTGCTGGAGAAGACAAGTTTGTGCGAGTCTGGCTAGTCGTGGAAGATGATAGATCAGATTTAATCGATATTCCGGATGCAGACccgtcttgtgtgtacttcttggTAAATAATGAATCTGAATTAGGACCTCTGCAAAAAGATAATGCTAATGCATCCAAGCGTTTGAAGAAAACACAGGATTCAGCTTGTGTCGTCTTCCCTCCGAAGGTTTTTCGGATTCTTGAGAAGCCCTTGCATTTGTTCCAAGGACACAAAGGGGATATCTTGGATCTTTCTTGGTCAAAGAATGAT TGTCTCCTCTCAGCATCAGTTGACAAAACTGTTCGGTTATGGCGAGTTGGAGTCGATCATTGCCTCAAGGTCTTCTCTCATAACAATTACG TGACGTGCATTCAGTTTAACCCTGTGAACGATGATTACTTCATCAGTGGTTCGATCGATGGGAAAGTTAGGATTTGGACAATAAATGGCTGTCAAGTTGTTGATTGGACTGAAACTAAGGAGATAATAACCGCCATTTCTTATCGCCCCGACGGACAG GGCGGTGTAATCGGCTCTGTTACAGGAACCTGTCAGTTTTTCAACATATCAG ACAATCGCTTGCAGTTTGAAGCTCAGATGTTCTTCGCCAGCAAGAAGAAGTCACCCTGCAAAAGGGTAACTGGCTTCCAG TTTTTGGCGCATGACCCGAGCAAAGTGTTGGTAACTTGTGCAAATTCACAGGTTAGAGTCATTGATGGTATGGATGTGATCAGGAAGTACAAAG GTATTCGAAATGGAGGGAATCAGATTTCTGCTTCGTTTACATCGGATGGGAAACACATTGTCTCAGCTTCTGAGGATTCAAATGTTTATATGTGGAACTACACCGATCCGGTTTCAAATTCTTTGTCACAACCAAAATCCATTAGATCATTCGAGTGTTTCTCCTCCGACGCCTCAGTTGTCATACCCTGGCCTGGCTTGAAAATAGGGAACTCAGAAAATGAGTTAAGATCAAGAAAATATGATCAGAATTCTAAAAACTCATTACCCTTTTCACTATCCGCTTATTTCTCTTCCGGTGGCCAAGAATTTTTCCTAGATTCCAACCCGAGGGGATCCACGACTTGGCCCGAGGAAAAGCTACCGGTGTCCCATCCCCGAGATATGACATCTTCAATGTGTAAATCTCAGTACAAACTTCTCAAGTCTTGTTGCCAAAGCACTTCATCCACTTCTCATGCATGGGGTCTAGTCCTTGTTACAGCAGGTTGGGATGGAAAAATCCGATCTTTTCATAATTACGGGTTACCGGTTCCCCATTGA
- the LOC140872257 gene encoding growth-regulating factor 7-like isoform X2, with protein sequence MGRFNLENLNCPLGGANDDGGGTRCGDGGVGGSAGGYKWTDLQTFDIFPSLNSTTASNSSGVIASSVGLAFTSAQWIELERQAMIFKYLTASLPLPHDLVYPLSLNFPAPAPNLPINLSGGEICNARCFKNRDPEPGRCKRTDGKKWRCSKDVAPLQKYCERHLHKGRLRSRKPVEARNNSEIRKKTRLEQGPLPTLEAYSTASNQISAQNEPHLLINPTESDRNAGLMEFASPENNWQHLMKKANLDFLANEFSSTRSSNPIFHQARVETSNPFPCSNFMPQTGVINAWSMDNHESSKNDNATSCPVSLQGNLSPSLNLSMAVASGNVLDGESSKFDIEGLKDSDDYVTDTRWLPFSRGGPLGEALQPLAIGVEGSNPASPYDSVHTTATTVSSPSGVLHRTLFSHSENSVCNSPAGAAPSLEYAFQWFS encoded by the exons ATGGGTCGTTTTAATCTAGAAAATCTGAACTGCCCACTTGGGGGTGCTAATGACGATGGCGGCGGCACTCGCTGCGGCGACGGTGGTGTTGGTGGCTCTGCAGGAGGTTATAAATGGACTGATTTGCAGACATTTGACATTTTTCCTTCTTTGAATTCCACGACCGCATCCAATTCTTCAG GAGTAATAGCTTCAAGTGTGGGACTGGCTTTTACATCTGCTCAATGGATAGAGCTCGAGAGACAAGCTATGATCTTTAAATACTTGACGGCCTCTCTGCCTCTGCCTCATGATCTTGTCTATCCGCTTTCACTAAATTTTCCTGCTCCGGCTCCAAACCTTCCCATTaact TGAGTGGTGGAGAAATATGTAATGCCAGATGTTTCAAGAATAGAGATCCGGAGCCAGGGAGGTGTAAGCGAACAGATGGCAAGAAATGGAGGTGTTCAAAAGACGTGGCGCCGTTGCAGAAGTACTGTGAGCGTCACCTGCACAAGGGTCGTTTGCGTTCAAGAAAGCCTGTGGAAGCTCGAAACAATAGCGAAATTCGCAAGAAAACACGCCTTGAACAAGGCCCTCTTCCCACACTTGAAGCCTACAGCACTGCATCCAACCAGATTTCTGCTCAAAATGAACCCCATCTATTGATCAATCCTACAGAATCTGACAG GAATGCTGGTTTGATGGAATTCGCGTCGCCTGAGAATAATTGGCAACACTTGATGAAGAAAGCGAATCTGGATTTTTTGGCTAATGAATTCTCCTCCACTCGTAGTTCCAATCCCATTTTTCATCAAGCTCGTGTCGAGACTTCAAATCCATTCCCTTGCTCTAATTTCATGCCACAGACTGGAGTCATCAATGCTTGGTCAATGGATAATCACGAAAGCAGTAAAAATGACAATGCCACATCCTGCCCCGTGTCGCTGCAGGGGAATTTGTCCCCTTCACTCAATTTGTCCATGGCTGTGGCTTCTGGAAATGTGTTGGATGGAGAGAGTAGCAAGTTTGATATTGAAGGTCTTAAAGATTCTGATGATTATGTCACAGACACAAGATGGTTACCGTTTTCTCGAGGAGGGCCACTTGGAGAAGCTTTGCAGCCATTAGCGATTGGGGTCGAGGGCTCAAATCCAGCTTCTCCCTATGATTCTGTTCACACCACAGCTACTACA
- the LOC140872257 gene encoding growth-regulating factor 7-like isoform X1, whose translation MEAHQRARMAVKQLLNSKSIEAFPPKICKMGRFNLENLNCPLGGANDDGGGTRCGDGGVGGSAGGYKWTDLQTFDIFPSLNSTTASNSSGVIASSVGLAFTSAQWIELERQAMIFKYLTASLPLPHDLVYPLSLNFPAPAPNLPINLSGGEICNARCFKNRDPEPGRCKRTDGKKWRCSKDVAPLQKYCERHLHKGRLRSRKPVEARNNSEIRKKTRLEQGPLPTLEAYSTASNQISAQNEPHLLINPTESDRNAGLMEFASPENNWQHLMKKANLDFLANEFSSTRSSNPIFHQARVETSNPFPCSNFMPQTGVINAWSMDNHESSKNDNATSCPVSLQGNLSPSLNLSMAVASGNVLDGESSKFDIEGLKDSDDYVTDTRWLPFSRGGPLGEALQPLAIGVEGSNPASPYDSVHTTATTVSSPSGVLHRTLFSHSENSVCNSPAGAAPSLEYAFQWFS comes from the exons ATGGAGGCACACCAGAGGGCGAGAATGGCGGTAAAACAATTACTAAATTCCAAG AGTATTGAAGCGTTCCCTCCCAAGATTTGCAAGATGGGTCGTTTTAATCTAGAAAATCTGAACTGCCCACTTGGGGGTGCTAATGACGATGGCGGCGGCACTCGCTGCGGCGACGGTGGTGTTGGTGGCTCTGCAGGAGGTTATAAATGGACTGATTTGCAGACATTTGACATTTTTCCTTCTTTGAATTCCACGACCGCATCCAATTCTTCAG GAGTAATAGCTTCAAGTGTGGGACTGGCTTTTACATCTGCTCAATGGATAGAGCTCGAGAGACAAGCTATGATCTTTAAATACTTGACGGCCTCTCTGCCTCTGCCTCATGATCTTGTCTATCCGCTTTCACTAAATTTTCCTGCTCCGGCTCCAAACCTTCCCATTaact TGAGTGGTGGAGAAATATGTAATGCCAGATGTTTCAAGAATAGAGATCCGGAGCCAGGGAGGTGTAAGCGAACAGATGGCAAGAAATGGAGGTGTTCAAAAGACGTGGCGCCGTTGCAGAAGTACTGTGAGCGTCACCTGCACAAGGGTCGTTTGCGTTCAAGAAAGCCTGTGGAAGCTCGAAACAATAGCGAAATTCGCAAGAAAACACGCCTTGAACAAGGCCCTCTTCCCACACTTGAAGCCTACAGCACTGCATCCAACCAGATTTCTGCTCAAAATGAACCCCATCTATTGATCAATCCTACAGAATCTGACAG GAATGCTGGTTTGATGGAATTCGCGTCGCCTGAGAATAATTGGCAACACTTGATGAAGAAAGCGAATCTGGATTTTTTGGCTAATGAATTCTCCTCCACTCGTAGTTCCAATCCCATTTTTCATCAAGCTCGTGTCGAGACTTCAAATCCATTCCCTTGCTCTAATTTCATGCCACAGACTGGAGTCATCAATGCTTGGTCAATGGATAATCACGAAAGCAGTAAAAATGACAATGCCACATCCTGCCCCGTGTCGCTGCAGGGGAATTTGTCCCCTTCACTCAATTTGTCCATGGCTGTGGCTTCTGGAAATGTGTTGGATGGAGAGAGTAGCAAGTTTGATATTGAAGGTCTTAAAGATTCTGATGATTATGTCACAGACACAAGATGGTTACCGTTTTCTCGAGGAGGGCCACTTGGAGAAGCTTTGCAGCCATTAGCGATTGGGGTCGAGGGCTCAAATCCAGCTTCTCCCTATGATTCTGTTCACACCACAGCTACTACA